The Ranitomeya variabilis isolate aRanVar5 chromosome 7, aRanVar5.hap1, whole genome shotgun sequence genome includes a window with the following:
- the DEXI gene encoding dexamethasone-induced protein translates to MFYVGLFFVNVLILYYAFLMEYIALNVGIVFLPEDMDQALAELGVLSDPASLLYDAGADIDVLDGYLD, encoded by the coding sequence ATGTTCTACGTGGGCCTGTTCTTCGTCAATGTGCTGATCCTGTACTATGCCTTCCTGATGGAGTACATCGCCCTCAACGTGGGCATCGTCTTCCTGCCGGAGGACATGGACCAGGCGCTGGCGGAGCTCGGGGTGCTGTCAGACCCGGCTTCTCTGCTGTACGACGCAGGGGCCGACATAGACGTGTTGGACGGGTACCTGGACTAG